TCTTTCAGATGCTCGATCTGGACTATGCATTCCACAGCAGCCGCATGGACGGCATCGAGGCCGTCGTGCGCGACGGGCTCTCCGATCTCGCTCCGCGCGACGGCAGCACGCGCTTCGTCTCGACGGTTACCGGCGATGTCCTGCGCGGGACCGGGCTCGACGTTGGCTACTGGTGGCGCAACATTCGCGAGCCGGTCCGCTTCGGCGCAGCGATCGCACGTCTCGCCAATGATCGTGTGCGCGTGTTCATCGAAGTGGCGCCGCATTCGATCCTGCGCATGTATGTCAAACAAACGCTCGATGCACTGAAGCTTTCGGGCGCCATCGTGCCGACGCTCAAGCGTCAGCACGACCGCGCGGAGATGCTCGCGCATTCGGTTCTTTCGGCGGTCGCGCACGGCGCGTGCGTCGATCTGGACCGCTTCGTTCCGGACGGGCCGCGCACCGCGTTGCCGACATATCCGTGGCAGCGCGAACGATACTGGCTCGAGTCGAGCGCCGAAGGCTACAACCTCGTGAATCGGCGTATCGATCATCCGCTGCTCGGCTACCGGCTGCATGAGCATGCGTTCGCGTGGGAGAACCAGCTCGATCCGCAACGCGTGCCGATGCTGGCCGATCACGTCGTCGATGGCGGTGTCGCGTTTCCGGGCGCGGGCTATGTCGAGATGGCGCTCGCCGCCGCGCGCGTATTCTTCGGCAAGCCGGATGCGGCCGTTGAGAATGTCGAAATCCGCATGCCGGTCGTGTTCCCGCCGCAGCAAGGGAAACTGTTCCGCCTGATCGTCGATGCGCGCACCGCGTCTTTCACGATCGAGACGCGCGACCGCATGAGCGACGCCTCGTGGAACCTCAACGTGACGGGGCGGCTGCTCGAGAGCGGCAACACGCTCCATGCGGACAGTGCGGCCGATGCATCGGCGATCGCCCGTCTCGAGGCGTGCTTCGTGATGGCCGGCGACGCGCTCTACGCGAGTACGACCGCGATCGGGTTGAGTTATGGGCCGGCCTTCCGCTGGGTGAAGACCGTGCAGGTGTCGGGCGACGACGCGCTGGCCGATCTCGAAGCGCCCCCGATCCTCAACGATGCAAACGCGCTCGCCGGCTATCTGCTGCATCCCGCGCTGATGGACAGCGGTTTCCATCCTCTGTTTGCCGTGCTGGGCAAGACCGGCGCCGCGCCTGACGAGGCGCGGGCGGCGTTCGTTCCCGTGCAGATCGGCCGCATCGATTTCCTGCGCGGCGATTCGGTGCGGCGTGTGCTCGCGCGCATCCATCGCCGCAGCCCGCACTCGATCGTCGCATCGTTCGCATTCCTCGATGCCAACGGCGCAATCGTCGCGCGCATGTCCGATTGCCGTTTCCGTCGCGTCGATCTGACTGCCCGGCGGCACGTCGCGCCGGCGCGCTTTGCCTATGCGCTGGAAGCACGACCGTTGCAGGACGGCTTCAGCGCCGATGGACTGCCATCGCCGGCCGCGCTCGTCGAGCGCGCGAACGCGCAGGTGTTGTCGGGCGAAGAAGGCGCGAACCGTACGCGTCATCTGACCGAAATGCTGCCGATTCTCGACGTGCTCGCGGGCCTGCATGCGCTCGAAGCGCTCGAGGCGCTGGATGCGTTTGCGCAACCGGCGTTGCCCGTGCATTCAAATCAGCGGATCGTGGCGCGGCTCGCGGAAATCGTCGTCGAAGACGGTCTCGCCTATCTCGACGGCGAGCGCCTCGTGCGCGCCGATGTGACTTGCGCGGCGATGCCCGCGCGCGACGCGTTGTGGCGCGACGTGCTTGTGGCGTCACCCGCGCATGTGGCCGAATTGACGTTGCTCGCGCATCTCGGCGCCGCGCTGCCGCGCGTGCTGCGCGGCGCGTCGCCGGTTGCCGCCGTGCTGCTTTCGCCGACGGGACGCAGTCTCGTCGAACAGTTTTTCGATTCGTCGCCGACCTGGACGCATGCGCGCGCGATGCTCGCCGCGTGCGTCGGACAGGCAGTGGCGGCGTGGCCGCAAACGCGGCGTCTGCGCGTGCTGGAAATCGGCGCGTCGAGCGGCGACGTGCTGCAGCCGCTCGATATCGACGTGCCGGCCGCGCGCTGCGAATACACGCTGGCCGGCACGCAGCAGCAGCTCGCCGGCTTCGAAGCGGAAGGGCGCTCGCACGTGCAGACGCTTTTGCTTGAAGCCGGTGAGCCACCGTTTTCGCGATGCCGCGACAAGGCGCCGTTCGATGTAATCGTCGTCAACCGGACGCTCGGCGAACAGGCAGACCCGCTCGCGATGCTGACGGCGATCGTCGAACGGCTCGTGCCGGGCGGGATCGTCATGATCGCCGACGCGCGCCGCAGCCGTTTCGCGGACATCGTGTTCGGCATGTCGGGTAGCGAAGTGTCCGCGGCGACCCATGGCGCATTGTCTCCAGCCGTGATCGCGTCGCTCTGTGAGTGCGCTGGTTTGACCGATATCGTGCGCGACATTGAAGGCAACCTCGATATGGAGGGCGTACCGACTTTCGTCGTCGCGCGCAAGCCGGTCGCCGCGAATCAGGTCGCCAGGCGGCATGGCGATGGCGCGCACTGGCTCCTCGTGCACGACGAGAACGATGCCTTCGGCGCCGCGTTGTCCGGCGAGCTTGCCCGTCTCGGCTGCCATGTCGAAACGGCGTCCGTGCGCGATGCCACCGCGTGGTCGGCGCGACAGCCGGCGCAGCAACGGTCGCATATCGTATTCACTGCGCCGTATACGCACGTCGACGACGCCAGTGGCGCCGACGTGATGCGTGCGCAAGAGGGCGGGGCGATATCGCTTGCGGCGCTCGTGCGGGAAATCGATGCAACTGGCGCGGCAGAGCGCGTTCAACTGTGCGTCGTGACGCAGGGCGGGGCGCCGTTCGCCGAGGGTGCAACGTCGCATCCGGAACAGGCAACGCTCTGGGGACTTGGGCGGGTGATCGCGAACGAGCATCCGGCGCTGTCGACGCGCCTGATCGACGTCGGTCCTGCCGGCGAACAGCACGCGGCGCGTCTGGCGCAGACGCTGCTCGACGACGATGGCGAGGAAGAAGTGCTGCTCGCGCCGCACGGCCGCTACGTTCCACGCATGCTGGCGGCGCCCGAGGCGCAAGGACGCAGGGGCGTCGAATCGAGGCCGCCGCACGCGGTGCTTGCGTTCGACATGCCCGGATCGCTGCGCAACCTCGAATGGTTCGCATTGCCGGCGCGCGAACCGGGACGCGACGAAGTGGAGATCGAGCCCGTCGCGACCGGCCTCAACTTCCGCGATGTGATGTACGCGATGGGACTGCTCTCCGACGAAGCCGTCGAAACTGGCTTCGCGGGCGCGACGATCGGCATGGAGCTGTCGGGCCGGGTCGTCCGGGTCGGCGCGGACGTCGAAGGCTGGGCACCGGGCGACCCGGTCCTCGGCTTCGCTCCTGCGTCGTTCGCGACGCGCGTGTACACCCGCGCGTCGGCGATCGCGCGCAAGCCCGAGGGCATGTCGTTCGAAGAGGCCGCGACGATTCCGACGACCTTCTTCACCGCGTACTACGCACTGTGCGAGCTCGCGCGGCTGCGGCGCGGCGAGCGGGTCCTCGTGCACGGCGGCGCCGGCGGCGTCGGCATCGCGGCGATCCAGATCGCGCGAAATCTCGGCGCGGAAGTGTTCGTCACGGCGGGCAGCGACGAAAAGCGCGAGTTCGTCCGTCTGCTCGGCGCCGACCACGTGTTCGACTCGCGCAGCCTCGCGTTCGCGGATGAAATTCGCGCCTGCACACACGGCCAGGGCGTCGATATCGTGCTCAATTCGCTCGCCGGCGAGGCGATGGTGCGCAGCATCGAGACGCTACGGCCGTTCGGACGTTTCCTCGAGTTGGGCAAGCGCGATTTCTATGAGAACAGTCAGATCGGCTTGCGCCCGTTCCGCAACAACATCAGCTATTTCGGCATCGACGCGGACCAGTTGATGGGCGCGCTCCCCGATCTCACGACGCGTCTGTTCAAAGAAGTGATGGCGCTATTCGCGAGCGGCGTGCTGCATCCACTGCCGTATCGCGCGTTTCCCGCGGCTCGCGCGGAGCAGGCGTTCCGCTACATGCAGCAGGCGCGTCAGATCGGCAAGGTGCTCGTGACGTATCCGTCGGGCACGCCTGCGCCGACGCGCGGCGTCGCCCAGCCGAAGACATTCACGCTGAATCCGGATGCGGCCTATCTGATTGTCGGGGGAACGGGCGGACTCGGGTTCGCGACCGCGCGCTGGATGGTCGCGCGCGGCGCACGCCACCTGACGCTCGCGAGCCGCGCCGGCGCGCTCGATCCTCAGAAGCAGGCGCAGGTCGAACGCTGGCGCGACGAAGACGGCGTGACCGTGTCCGTGGCGGCATGCGACGTTACCCATGGCGAGGCGCTCGACCAGCTGATCGATGCGATTGAGCGCCGCGGCACGCCGCTCAAGGGCGTGCTGCATTCGGCGATGCGTATCGACGATGGCCTGCTGCGCAACTTCGACGATGCACGGTTTGCGGCCGTGCTCGAACCGAAGGTCGCAGGCGCGTGGAACCTGCATCGCGCAACGCAACGGCGCTCGCTCGATTTCTTCGTGCTGTATTCCTCTGCCACCACTTACCTCGGCAATCCGGGGCAGGGTGCGTACGTCGCTGCAAACAGTTTCCTCGAGGCGCTCGTCGCCCATCGTCGCGCGGCCGGGCTGCCCGCTACCTTCATGGCGTGGGGGCCGATCGAAGACGTCGGCTTCCTCGCGCATCACAGCGAGACGCGCGACGCGCTGCAGGCACGGATCGGCGGTGCGTCGATCACGTCCGATGAGGCAATGCCCGCGCTCGAGCGGACGCTGGCGAGCGGTCATGCCGGTGAAGCGGTGGTGCGTCTCGATTGGCACGCGATCGCGCGCGGCATGCCCGCCGCGCAGGCGCGCCGTTACCTGGCGCTGCAGACTGGCGGAGCGGCGGAGACGCCGGGAGAGGACGTCGTGTTGCTGGAGCAATTGCGCGCGCTCGCGCCCGCGGAAACAGTGGCGCTGGTCGAAACGGCGCTGCGCAGCCAGATCGCGCGCATCCTTCACATGTCCCCGGATCGAGTCGAAGCCGAACGGTCCGTTCTCGATCTCGGCATGGACTCGTTGATGGGAATGGAGCTCGGTATGGCCGTCGAGGAAACATTCGGCGTCAAGCTGTCGATCATGGCGATCGCGGAAGGTGCAAGCGTCCATACGCTTGCCGTGCGCATCGTCGATTTGCTCGACGATCGCGGCACGGGCGAGGGCGCGGCCGGGTCGGAGGAACAACTCGCGGCGCTCGCCGCACGACACGCGCTCGACGACGACGACGCGCGTACGTTGCTCGAACGCAACCAGGATCAAGGGAATCGGGGAGCTGCACCATGCAAGTCGACGCCGGCGTTTGCCGAGTGAAATTGCCGCCGGGCTGGCAAGCCGATGAAGGCACGCTGGCGAAACCGCTCGCGCTGTCGGGGCGTGGTCTGCACACCGGGCGACGCGTGAACGTGCGGATCCTGCCGGTCGCGCCATCGGGCGAGCGCCACGGTGTCGTGTTCCGGCGGGTCCGCGACGGGCGCGAACTCGGCGTACTCCCAGCCGATCCCGCGCTGCGCCACGGCCAGCCGCTCTGCACGATGCTGCGCACGACCGATGGCATTGGCGTGCGCACGGTCGAGCATCTACTCGCGTCGCTGGTCGCCTGTGAGATCGATCACGCGATCGTCGAGCTCGACGCGGAAGAGGTGCCCATTCTCGACGGCAGCGCGCAGCCGTGGATCGACGCGATCATGGCCTGCGGCCGCACCGCGTTGCCGCGGCCGAAGCGGTTTCTGCGCGTGCTGAAGCCGGTGAACGTCGTCGATGGCACAGGCGCCGCACGTCGCGAAATGCGCGCCGAACCTGCAGAGCACTACGAAATGAGCGTGCACAACGACGACCTCACGGGCTTTGGCGACATGCATTGGAGCGGTCGCATCACGCCACGCACCTTCGTTGACGAGATCGCGTCGTCGCGTTCTTACGGACAGGTCAAATGGGCCGTGCCGGCGATCGTCGCAGGCTATCTGACCAGGATGCCGATCCTGCGCGGCGCGCGGCTCTCCTGCACGGCGGCGATCGTCGGCAAGCGCGTGGTCGGCGGCCTGCGACAACCGGACGAGTTTGTGAGACACCGCGTGCTCGATCTCGTCGGCGATCTGTCGCTGGCGGGTGGGCCGTTGCTCGGGCGCGTATCGGCGACGCGGCCCAGCCACGAAATGAACTACAGGCTGCTCGCCGAGCTGCTCAACACGCCCGGTGCGTGCGAGTGGGTCGACGCGACCGCGTGACACAACGCACCGGACAAACCGGTCGTAAGGGGATTACATGAGCATCGGGGAACACCTTCGCCAGCAACTCGCGGCGAAAGCACTGAAGCGGCAACTGGAGCGCGCGACCGAAGAGGCTGCGGCGCCCGGTGTGCCTGACGCGCCTGGCGCGCAGACCCTGTCGGCGCGCAGCCGGTTCGAATCGATGCCGCAATATCAGCAGGTGAAGATCATGCGCGAGATGGGCGAGAAGTTGCGCGTCGACTCGCCGTTTTTTCGCGTGCACGAAGGCGTCGCGGGCGCAACGACCTGCATCGGCGGACGCGAATACGTGAACTTCGCGAACTACAACTATCTCGGACTGGCGGGCGATCCTGTCGTGTCGGCGCGCGCAAAAGCCGCGATCGACCGCTACGGCACGTCGGCTTCGGCGAGCCGGATCGTCGCGGGCGAGCGGCCCGTGCAGCGTGCGCTCGAAGAGGCGCTGGCATCGTTCTACGAAACGGACGACTGCGTCGCGTTCGTGAGCGGCCATGCGACGAACGTGACGGTGATCGGCGCGCTGTTCGGACCGGGCGACCTGATTGTTCACGATGCGCGCGCGCACAACAGCATCGTGCAGGGCGCGCAACTGAGCGGCGCGAAACGTCTCGGCTTTGCGCACAACGACTGGCAGGCGCTCGACGAACTGTTGACGCGCGTGAGACGTGAGTACCGGCACGTGCTCATCGCGATCGAAGGCCTGTACAGCATGGACGGTGATTATCCCGACCTGCGGCGTTTCGTCGAAGTGAAGGAGCGTCATGGCGCGTTCCTGATGGTCGATGAAGCGCATTCGCTTGGCGTGCTCGGCGCGACGGGCAAGGGGATTCGCGAACACTGCGGCGTCGCGTCCGAATCCGTCGATCTCTGGATGGGCACGATGAGCAAGACGCTGGCCGGGTGTGGCGGCTTCATCGCCGGCTGCCAACCGCTCGCCGACATGCTGCGCTACCTCGCGCCTGGCTTCCTGTATAGCGTTGGGCTCGCGCCGACCCTTGCCGAGGCGTCGCTGGCCGCGCTGGAACGGCTTCTGTCGGAGCCCGAACGCGTCGCGCAACTCCAGGCGCGCGGGCAGCAGTTCCTGACCGAAGCGCGCGCGGCTGGCTTCGACACTGGCGAGGGTGCGGGTTTTGCCGTCGTGCCCATCATCACGGGCAGTTCGGTGAAGGCGGCGCAGTGGGCAAATGCGATGTTCGACGAAGGCATCAACGTGCAGCCGATCTTCTATCCGGCTGTCGAAGAAAGGGCTGCGCGCCTGCGCTTCTTCATCTGCTCGACGCATCAGCCTGAGCAGATCAGTCGCACCATCGCGACGCTGGCGCGGATCGCGAGACGATGAGCACTGTGCTGAATGCGGCGTACAAAGCCGTCGAGATCGTCGAGTCGTCAAAGCCGGCTTCCGGCATCAGCGGACTAAGGTGCCGTCGCGCTCGCATTGAGGATGCCGTTCAATGCGCGCCGCTGATCTACGCATCGGGCGAGCACGAGTTCGATTACTTTCTCGGCGTGCCGCCCGGCGCGTGTATCGCGTTTCTGGAATCGGCGTTCCGGTCATCGGCGGGACGCTTCTCGTATCGACGGCATTACGTCGCCGCCGATTCGAGCGGCGCCGTTCTCGGGATACTGGCGGCGCATGACGGCTGCGCAATCCTCTGGGACGATCCGCACATTGTGTGGGCGCTTGTGCGCTTCTTCGGCGTGCGACGTGCCGTTGGCATGTTGCTGCGAGGCGTCGTCCTCGAAAGCGAGTTACCGAAGCCCCGGCGCAACCAGCTGCTGATGGCGCATTGCGCGACAGTGGCAAGGGCAAGGAGCAGAGGTGTGTTCAGCGCACTGTTTCAGCATGCCATCGAGACTGGCATGGTCAATCTCGACAACGGCAAGCAGCTCGTGCTCGATGTGCTCATCAGCAATCAGCCAGCCAGAGCGCTCTATGAACGCCTTGGCTTTGCCCCGGCGGCGGCCGGACGCATGCGATCCCGCCGGCTTCCAGCTGCGCTGCAGTCGACCCGCATGCAGCTCGATGCAACACCAGGCAACCGGGAAGGACAATCGTGAAGAAACAGGATGTCGCTGTCGTGTTCGGAACGCGGCCTGAAGCCGTGAAAATGGCCCCACTCGTCCATGCGCTCCGTGCATCGCGCCATCTGAACCCGGTGGTCATCGTGACTGCGCAGCATCGGGAGATGCTGGATCGGACGCTCGGGATTTTCAACATCGTTCCCGACTACGACCTGGATCTGATGCGTCCGAATCAAGGGCTCAGCGAACTGACTGCGCGGCTGACGCTTTCTCTCGACGACGTCCTGAAGGATGTGAAACCAGATGCGATGCTCGTGCAAGGCGATACAACAAGTGTCTTCGCAGCATCGTTGGTGGCGTTCTATCATCGTATTCCGGTGGGCCACGTAGAAGCCGGCTTGCGGACCCGCGACATGCGCAATCCGTTTCCCGAAGAGATGAATCGCGTTTTGACGGGGCGTCTTGCGGACTGGCATTTTGCCCCTACGAGATCGGCTGTGGATAATCTGCTCGAGGAAGGTGTGAGGCCGGACTCCGTGTTCATGACGGGGAACACGGTTATCGATGCGCTGCTCGAAGCGCGTAAAAAGCCGGAGGCGGCGCCGCGCACGGTGGCGCAGGGCCGCAGAATGATTCTGGTAACGGCGCATCGCCGTGAAAATTTCGGGGAGCCGCTCGCGAATATCTGCCTTGCTGTTCTTCGACTTCTGGAAACCAATCCCGACCTGGATGTGCTGTTTCCTGTTCACCCGAATCCCAATGTCTCGGCGGTGGTGCGC
This is a stretch of genomic DNA from Burkholderia sp. WP9. It encodes these proteins:
- a CDS encoding GNAT family N-acetyltransferase — protein: MSTVLNAAYKAVEIVESSKPASGISGLRCRRARIEDAVQCAPLIYASGEHEFDYFLGVPPGACIAFLESAFRSSAGRFSYRRHYVAADSSGAVLGILAAHDGCAILWDDPHIVWALVRFFGVRRAVGMLLRGVVLESELPKPRRNQLLMAHCATVARARSRGVFSALFQHAIETGMVNLDNGKQLVLDVLISNQPARALYERLGFAPAAAGRMRSRRLPAALQSTRMQLDATPGNREGQS
- a CDS encoding UDP-3-O-acyl N-acetylglycosamine deacetylase gives rise to the protein MKLPPGWQADEGTLAKPLALSGRGLHTGRRVNVRILPVAPSGERHGVVFRRVRDGRELGVLPADPALRHGQPLCTMLRTTDGIGVRTVEHLLASLVACEIDHAIVELDAEEVPILDGSAQPWIDAIMACGRTALPRPKRFLRVLKPVNVVDGTGAARREMRAEPAEHYEMSVHNDDLTGFGDMHWSGRITPRTFVDEIASSRSYGQVKWAVPAIVAGYLTRMPILRGARLSCTAAIVGKRVVGGLRQPDEFVRHRVLDLVGDLSLAGGPLLGRVSATRPSHEMNYRLLAELLNTPGACEWVDATA
- a CDS encoding aminotransferase class I/II-fold pyridoxal phosphate-dependent enzyme encodes the protein MSIGEHLRQQLAAKALKRQLERATEEAAAPGVPDAPGAQTLSARSRFESMPQYQQVKIMREMGEKLRVDSPFFRVHEGVAGATTCIGGREYVNFANYNYLGLAGDPVVSARAKAAIDRYGTSASASRIVAGERPVQRALEEALASFYETDDCVAFVSGHATNVTVIGALFGPGDLIVHDARAHNSIVQGAQLSGAKRLGFAHNDWQALDELLTRVRREYRHVLIAIEGLYSMDGDYPDLRRFVEVKERHGAFLMVDEAHSLGVLGATGKGIREHCGVASESVDLWMGTMSKTLAGCGGFIAGCQPLADMLRYLAPGFLYSVGLAPTLAEASLAALERLLSEPERVAQLQARGQQFLTEARAAGFDTGEGAGFAVVPIITGSSVKAAQWANAMFDEGINVQPIFYPAVEERAARLRFFICSTHQPEQISRTIATLARIARR
- the wecB gene encoding UDP-N-acetylglucosamine 2-epimerase (non-hydrolyzing), with the translated sequence MKKQDVAVVFGTRPEAVKMAPLVHALRASRHLNPVVIVTAQHREMLDRTLGIFNIVPDYDLDLMRPNQGLSELTARLTLSLDDVLKDVKPDAMLVQGDTTSVFAASLVAFYHRIPVGHVEAGLRTRDMRNPFPEEMNRVLTGRLADWHFAPTRSAVDNLLEEGVRPDSVFMTGNTVIDALLEARKKPEAAPRTVAQGRRMILVTAHRRENFGEPLANICLAVLRLLETNPDLDVLFPVHPNPNVSAVVRAVLADHPRVTLCEPLDYLSFISAMDAAYFVMSDSGGIQEEAPALGKPVLVLREETERAEAISFGVAELVGTGTNRIFQRAQNLLSNKDAYRRMATGASPYGDGHASARIVSILEKSLAGNTSSEQRLLQTEV
- a CDS encoding type I polyketide synthase, with translation MEKKIAIIGMACRFPGGVEGPDDFWELLRDERDAVTAVPADRFGTAFYQHPSKREPGKSYTFAAGVLDDVAGFDAAFFGISPREATQMDPQQRLLLELAWEAFEDAGVRPATMRGRDCGVFVGVATMDYGNRTMDDLNSIDPYSATGNALSIASNRVSYLFDLRGPSMSVDTACSSSLVALHQAVQALQSGETEMALAGGVNLLLHPFGFVSFSKASMLAPRGRCRAFDATGDGYIRAEGGAFVLLKPLDRALADGDTIHAVIAGSGVNSNGHSHGGINVPAAATQADLLRTVYRRAGVDPRSLAYLEAHGTGTAVGDPIEARALIDAVSGGRPATDPLLIGSVKTNIGHLETASGMAGLLKAVLCLKHRAVPRSLHFETPNPAIDFEGGRLRVVDRFTPLERGEHELLAIGVNSFGFGGTNAHVVLTEAARPGDLHPPRAHAHSESLPPLMLTARSPGALGALAARYLSRLQAGADWAALAATAARRRQWLEHRAVIAPANLDEGREALSALAEPSDRALPACVAQAQAAQADSKVAFVYAGNGSQWAGMGKQLYAQDAVFRAAMDEVDVLWRADGAASLVAAMCEGVSAEWLAVTENAQPLLFAMQVGITRVLTARGLRFDATVGHSVGEIAAAWASGALTLAESVRVIRIRSAAQALTRGTGRMAAAGVGEAAARERIARLDLTSAVEVAGVNSPESVTLAGSQVGLEAVGAALARDGHFFQMLDLDYAFHSSRMDGIEAVVRDGLSDLAPRDGSTRFVSTVTGDVLRGTGLDVGYWWRNIREPVRFGAAIARLANDRVRVFIEVAPHSILRMYVKQTLDALKLSGAIVPTLKRQHDRAEMLAHSVLSAVAHGACVDLDRFVPDGPRTALPTYPWQRERYWLESSAEGYNLVNRRIDHPLLGYRLHEHAFAWENQLDPQRVPMLADHVVDGGVAFPGAGYVEMALAAARVFFGKPDAAVENVEIRMPVVFPPQQGKLFRLIVDARTASFTIETRDRMSDASWNLNVTGRLLESGNTLHADSAADASAIARLEACFVMAGDALYASTTAIGLSYGPAFRWVKTVQVSGDDALADLEAPPILNDANALAGYLLHPALMDSGFHPLFAVLGKTGAAPDEARAAFVPVQIGRIDFLRGDSVRRVLARIHRRSPHSIVASFAFLDANGAIVARMSDCRFRRVDLTARRHVAPARFAYALEARPLQDGFSADGLPSPAALVERANAQVLSGEEGANRTRHLTEMLPILDVLAGLHALEALEALDAFAQPALPVHSNQRIVARLAEIVVEDGLAYLDGERLVRADVTCAAMPARDALWRDVLVASPAHVAELTLLAHLGAALPRVLRGASPVAAVLLSPTGRSLVEQFFDSSPTWTHARAMLAACVGQAVAAWPQTRRLRVLEIGASSGDVLQPLDIDVPAARCEYTLAGTQQQLAGFEAEGRSHVQTLLLEAGEPPFSRCRDKAPFDVIVVNRTLGEQADPLAMLTAIVERLVPGGIVMIADARRSRFADIVFGMSGSEVSAATHGALSPAVIASLCECAGLTDIVRDIEGNLDMEGVPTFVVARKPVAANQVARRHGDGAHWLLVHDENDAFGAALSGELARLGCHVETASVRDATAWSARQPAQQRSHIVFTAPYTHVDDASGADVMRAQEGGAISLAALVREIDATGAAERVQLCVVTQGGAPFAEGATSHPEQATLWGLGRVIANEHPALSTRLIDVGPAGEQHAARLAQTLLDDDGEEEVLLAPHGRYVPRMLAAPEAQGRRGVESRPPHAVLAFDMPGSLRNLEWFALPAREPGRDEVEIEPVATGLNFRDVMYAMGLLSDEAVETGFAGATIGMELSGRVVRVGADVEGWAPGDPVLGFAPASFATRVYTRASAIARKPEGMSFEEAATIPTTFFTAYYALCELARLRRGERVLVHGGAGGVGIAAIQIARNLGAEVFVTAGSDEKREFVRLLGADHVFDSRSLAFADEIRACTHGQGVDIVLNSLAGEAMVRSIETLRPFGRFLELGKRDFYENSQIGLRPFRNNISYFGIDADQLMGALPDLTTRLFKEVMALFASGVLHPLPYRAFPAARAEQAFRYMQQARQIGKVLVTYPSGTPAPTRGVAQPKTFTLNPDAAYLIVGGTGGLGFATARWMVARGARHLTLASRAGALDPQKQAQVERWRDEDGVTVSVAACDVTHGEALDQLIDAIERRGTPLKGVLHSAMRIDDGLLRNFDDARFAAVLEPKVAGAWNLHRATQRRSLDFFVLYSSATTYLGNPGQGAYVAANSFLEALVAHRRAAGLPATFMAWGPIEDVGFLAHHSETRDALQARIGGASITSDEAMPALERTLASGHAGEAVVRLDWHAIARGMPAAQARRYLALQTGGAAETPGEDVVLLEQLRALAPAETVALVETALRSQIARILHMSPDRVEAERSVLDLGMDSLMGMELGMAVEETFGVKLSIMAIAEGASVHTLAVRIVDLLDDRGTGEGAAGSEEQLAALAARHALDDDDARTLLERNQDQGNRGAAPCKSTPAFAE